The window GGCCCAGTTCCAGCTCCTCCAGGGCGAACGCGTAGCCCTGCTCGACCACGGCCTCCAGCTCGGCACGCAGCGCGGCCGTGCCGGTGATCGTGCGCTCGGTGAAACGGGGGAGCGCCCTGGCCAGCAGCCCTTCGCGGAGCGTCGGCGGAAGGTGGGCCAGCAGCACCTTGCCGCTGGACGTGGAGTGGAGCGGGGTGCGTCTGCCCAGCCAGTTCTGCGCGGTGACGGACGCCGCGCCGCGGGCCTGCATGATGTTGACCGCCGCGTTGTCGTCGAGAACCGCGATGTTGACGGTCTCGCCCAGCTCGTCCGCGAGCTCCCGGCAGACGGGCACCCCCTCCTGCGAGATGTCCAGGCGTACTGCCGCCGCCCCCGCCAGGCGTAGCACCCCCGCACCCAGGAAGTACTTCCCGCGGTCCTTGGCCTGGGCGACCAGGCCCCGGTTCTCCAGCACTCCGAGGAGGCGGAAGGCCGTGGACTTGTGCACCTCCAGCTCGTCGGCGATCTCGGTGACGCCCGCCTCGCCGAGCCGGGCCAGGATCTCCAGCACGCTCACCGCGCGGTCCACCGACTGGACCGCGCTCCCCGCGCCTCTGCCCTGC of the Streptomyces aurantiacus genome contains:
- a CDS encoding IclR family transcriptional regulator gives rise to the protein MTRTQKQADRTEETSEKQGRGAGSAVQSVDRAVSVLEILARLGEAGVTEIADELEVHKSTAFRLLGVLENRGLVAQAKDRGKYFLGAGVLRLAGAAAVRLDISQEGVPVCRELADELGETVNIAVLDDNAAVNIMQARGAASVTAQNWLGRRTPLHSTSSGKVLLAHLPPTLREGLLARALPRFTERTITGTAALRAELEAVVEQGYAFALEELELGLAATAAPVRAHDGKVIGAISVSGPVYRLDPDRLPELAKRTVAAAADLSRRMGYGF